Proteins encoded together in one Triticum dicoccoides isolate Atlit2015 ecotype Zavitan chromosome 7B, WEW_v2.0, whole genome shotgun sequence window:
- the LOC119337593 gene encoding uncharacterized protein LOC119337593 has product MSGGGRKPVGDDAEVEALLRAAQDAVLLKLQANSHLVSSSSSAASNPLALDEGPGPLDDDLARRLDALRSRPAPPKRPRGAPTPAAGGMDEMEARFAALKGAAVCPDKETRVRLEDLGGESDEEDEVEKVMRWAMDAARLDVATAGGGASNADHKEEEDKSSNAEDKEEEDKSSASSEDEEERLELEKRKEKEMMSKKNKAKSRWFFF; this is encoded by the coding sequence ATGAGCGGCGGcggccggaagccggtgggcgacgATGCGGAGGTGGAAGCACTGCTCCGGGCGGCGCAAGACGCCGTGCTGCTCAAGCTCCAGGCCAACTCCCACCTCGtctcgtcgtcgtcctccgccgCCTCGAACCCTCTTGCTCTCGACGAGGGGCCCGGTCCACTGGACGACGACCTCGCCCGCCGCCTCGACGCGCTCAGGTCCCGCCCGGCGCCGCCGAAGCGGCCCCGTGGTGCCCCCACCCCTGCAGCCGGCGGGATGGACGAGATGGAGGCACGGTTCGCGGCGCTGAAAGGCGCGGCGGTTTGCCCGGATAAGGAGACAAGGGTGCGGCTGGAGGATCTGGGAGGGGAATCggacgaggaggacgaggtggagaAGGTGATGCGGTGGGCGATGGACGCCGCGCGGCTCGACGTCGCCACTGCCGGCGGTGGTGCCAGCAACGCCgaccacaaggaagaagaagacaagagcagCAACGccgaggacaaggaagaagaagacaagagcagCGCCAGTAGCGAGGATGAGGAAGAGAGACTGGAActggagaagaggaaggagaaggagatgatgaGCAAGAAGAACAAAGCCAAGAGCAGGTGGTTCTTCTTTTGA
- the LOC119337594 gene encoding small nuclear ribonucleoprotein E-like, with product MASTKVQRIMTQPINLIFRFLQSKARIQIWLFEQKDMRIEGRIIGFDEYMNLVLEDAEEINIKKNTRKSLGRILLKGDNITLMMNTGK from the exons ATGGCGTCCACCAAAGTCCAGCGTATCATGACCCAGCCCATC AACCTCATCTTTCGGTTCCTCCAGAGC AAAGCGCGCATCCAGATCTGGCTTTTCGAGCAGAAGGATATGCGGATCGAGGGTCGTATCATC GGCTTTGATGAGTACATGAACCTGGTTCTCGAGGATGCTGAGGAAATCAACATTAAGAAGAACACCAGGAAATCGTTGG GAAGGATACTCTTGAAAGGCGACAACATAACTCTGATGATGAACAC TGGAAAGTGA